From the Lactuca sativa cultivar Salinas chromosome 9, Lsat_Salinas_v11, whole genome shotgun sequence genome, the window TGATCCGGTTTTAACTAATTTGGTTGGCCCGTTCCCTGTCTCTCCCCCAAAACGGGTTTAGGCTTTGACGGTCTGGTCTTCTGAATCCTAGGCCGATCATCTAAATTTTCATTAACAATAGTTTccaattatttaaaagaaaacgTCTCCAAAAACATTCATGAAGTTCTTTTCAATACTTTCCATTTACATATATgaaaattaatacatattaaaattaaaaatattattgaTAGATATATTAATTCGTCAAAGTATTCGATTTGATCGTTTGAATAAAACTTGGTATATGACAAATGACGAGGACATGACTACCCTTTTAATTTGTCCCGGACTGGTCCTAGATCCAATTGCCAGGTTCGTTTGTTATGCCGATCTCTACATAGAGTGGACATTGAGTCTGGTTATTGGGATGCAGCTCCATTTAATGGGGCGCATTGACTCTACTTGGGtcccaccatatatatatatatatatatatatatatatatatatatatatatatatatatatatatatatatatatatatatatatatatatatatatatatatatatactgccaAAGGTTGTCCAAAAGACTTGTCCCGTGTATAGATTATCCCaaaatattaaagaaaaatattCAATTACCACATATCTTTTATAGGCACCGATGGCAACAATGACATCTATTCGATGGACATTCGTTTTAGCTTGAGCCCGACGTAACACCACTCTTgtatcttaatatatatatatatagattaagAGTTGATAAAAACTTGTAGTGACGGATAATTGAAGCAAAAGCTAGCATTACCAGCCACCTTAATTACATCAACATGCACACTTTATTCTTCATAATTAAACAAACCCCACCTATGAACCAAATCTTTTATTACCTGCAAACCCTAGCCCGCATGTTCCCTTTCATAAAACCCTAGATATTACCCAACACATGCTTGCCACGCGGCCAAGGCTGGCATTGATTACACACTGACTCGATCCCATATGGGAGTTTGAAAAACCTAATTAACCAAAATCAGAAACAGTACATGCCAATAGATCAGAAGCACCACTTCTACTCCTCAGCTGCAATAgcttcttctttcttctcaacTTTCTCTTCTGGTTCAGTATCGACTTTTTCCACCTCATTTGGCTCGGTTTCTGTTTCTTTCTTGGTTTCATCTGGTTTAGCTTCTGGTTCTTTGGTTTCTTCGGCCTCTGGTTGTGGCTCTGGTGCCACCTTTGCAGGTTGTTCCACAGAGCTAACCTCCTTACCTTCTTCTTTATCTTCATCGTTGAGCACTAACTTGGTTTCAGCCTCAACTGCAAGGGCTTCAGATTCGGCTTCTGGTTCTGGTTCAGGAGCTACAAGTTCAGATTCTGGTTTAGGTTGAGGTGCAACCGTGTAAgcaggttctttagcaagctggTCTTCTTCTTGTGGTGTAGTTACTGTTGTTTCTTGATCATTTGTGTTCTTGATGTCGTCTTCAGGTTTCTTAATTAGTTGATCTTCTCTTTTCTCATCATGAAATGCTGTTGTTGCGGATACAACCTGCGTGATTCGAAGAGTAATCCATTCACCGCACTAAAAAATTGTTTGCGACCAAGCCGCTTAAATACTTCAGTCTTTAGCTATCTTTTTTCTATGACCCTTACAAGGGTCGGACATCTAATCTTGATTGGTGTTAaaagatatattaatatattattttgtcaTGTGGTCTCGTTAAAAAATGTAACAGTTTTTAAAAGTTGATAATTCTTAAACGGACGTTAATTATATTGTCGAACAAGAAGATTGATTAA encodes:
- the LOC111904975 gene encoding uncharacterized protein LOC111904975, with the protein product MATAQVVSATTAFHDEKREDQLIKKPEDDIKNTNDQETTVTTPQEEDQLAKEPAYTVAPQPKPESELVAPEPEPEAESEALAVEAETKLVLNDEDKEEGKEVSSVEQPAKVAPEPQPEAEETKEPEAKPDETKKETETEPNEVEKVDTEPEEKVEKKEEAIAAEE